TCCAAGTAGAACCTTTAGAGATGTCCCGTCTCGCTCCGTTCCGACCGCTCGCCTCTCTGTGTTCCGCCGGACCATCAAGGATATCTCAAATCCCTGCTAGGAAATTCGGGTTTTCCCCTTCGCCTGTGCCCGGGCTCAGTGGGTTTTCAGATGAAGCTGCAAATCCCGTTGTCAGAGATTCGCTTGTACCTATAGTAGTTGAGCAGACTGTGAGTTTTCCTAAATGATCTGTTATCATGTGTAAGCTAACAGGAATCAGGcaagaggagagaggagTTACGATATCTACTCAAGGCTGTTGAGGGAGCGAGTCGTTTTCCTTGGTCCTGTGAATTCGACGCAAAAAGATATTTTGGATTAAACTGATGTGCTCATATAGGTAAATTCTCAAGACTCTACGCTTCTCACTGCCCAGTTACTCTTCCTCGAAGCAGAGGACCCCAAGCGTCCTATCAAGCTCTATATCAATTCTCCCGGCGGTGTAGTCACCTCTGGCTTGGCAATTTACGACACTATGCAATACATCTCTCCGCCAGTGCATACTTTCTGTATGGGACAAGCGGCGAGTATGGGGAGTTTGTTATTGGCCGGCGGTGAAAAGGGGCATCGGTATGCGCTGAAAAACAGTAGCGTGATGATTCACCGTTAGTCGATCTCTTGGATTTTCCTAAGGCCCCAATCGCTGAATATCTCATGTAGAGCCATCTGGAGGTGCGCAAGGTCAAGCGTCCGATATCGCTTTGCATGCCAAAGAGATCCTACGTATCCGTGCGGCCCTTACCGACATCTACGCTGAGCATTGTACTCGTCcgggagaagagaggacGGTTGCATTAGATAGGTTTGAAAAGGCGTTGGAAAGGGACTACTTTATGACTTCCGAGGAAGCTATAGATTTTGGGATTGTGGACAAGATTGTGACGCAAAGAGGGAAGGAGGCGtctgaggaagaaaaataagaaCATGCATTTCGCGTGGTGAGTAAGTAGCTGTTGTGCATGAGAGTGGTTCGGTTCCGAGGCACAGTTTCCCTATTGAGCGCATAGAATTCCTTTCATAATGAATGGAGCAGTGGAAGCAATCCAGGGGATGGAATGGGGGTAATTGACGTTTGACATATTACTTTTGTGCGCACGGTCCGTGTGTTTCGAAGGGGTAATACTTGTCTTTGTGGCACGAGGCACGGATGGAATCTCTCAAGTCGAGGTGTGTGGC
The sequence above is drawn from the Cryptococcus gattii WM276 chromosome N, complete sequence genome and encodes:
- a CDS encoding ATP-dependent Clp protease proteolytic subunit, putative (Similar to TIGR gene model, INSD accession AAW47077.1); translation: MSRLAPFRPLASLCSAGPSRISQIPARKFGFSPSPVPGLSGFSDEAANPVVRDSLVPIVVEQTARGERSYDIYSRLLRERVVFLGPVNSQDSTLLTAQLLFLEAEDPKRPIKLYINSPGGVVTSGLAIYDTMQYISPPVHTFCMGQAASMGSLLLAGGEKGHRYALKNSSVMIHQPSGGAQGQASDIALHAKEILRIRAALTDIYAEHCTRPGEERTVALDRFEKALERDYFMTSEEAIDFGIVDKIVTQRGKEASEEEK